The Desulfobotulus mexicanus genome has a segment encoding these proteins:
- a CDS encoding phosphoribosylaminoimidazolesuccinocarboxamide synthase: MTVSSENMELEGLKRLRSGKVRDIYDLSDSYLMVTSDRLSAFDVVLPDAIPGKGRVLTRLSLFWFERMKRLVGNHIISGNAEDFPEACRAHVDYLRDRSMWVKKAEPLSIECIVRGYISGSGWKSYKKDQTVCGISLPSGLQESEKLPEPLFTPSTKAEVGDHDINISFEEAVNLVGRETAEKVRDLSLAIYTEAAEYARERGIIIADTKFEFGMVDGEIILIDEVLTPDSSRFWPVDSYAPGSSPQSFDKQIVRDYLETLDWNKQPPGPRLPEEIILKTANKYEEVLQLLTDIKK, from the coding sequence ATGACTGTATCTTCTGAAAATATGGAACTTGAAGGTCTAAAGCGGCTTCGAAGTGGTAAGGTTCGGGATATTTATGATCTGAGTGATTCTTATCTCATGGTAACATCGGATCGACTGTCTGCTTTTGATGTGGTCCTGCCCGATGCCATTCCTGGAAAAGGACGGGTTTTAACAAGACTTTCTCTATTCTGGTTTGAACGTATGAAACGGCTTGTGGGAAATCATATCATCAGTGGCAACGCGGAGGATTTTCCTGAAGCATGTCGTGCCCATGTGGATTATCTCCGTGACCGGAGCATGTGGGTGAAAAAAGCAGAACCCTTAAGCATTGAGTGCATTGTAAGGGGTTATATTTCAGGTTCAGGTTGGAAATCCTATAAAAAAGATCAGACCGTTTGCGGAATTTCTCTGCCATCCGGACTGCAGGAATCTGAAAAACTGCCTGAACCCCTTTTTACCCCGTCCACCAAAGCCGAAGTGGGGGACCATGATATTAATATTTCCTTTGAGGAAGCAGTGAACCTTGTGGGTAGAGAAACAGCCGAAAAGGTAAGGGATCTGAGTCTGGCAATTTATACTGAAGCTGCGGAATATGCCCGTGAGCGGGGGATTATTATTGCAGATACCAAATTTGAATTCGGTATGGTAGATGGAGAAATTATTCTCATTGATGAGGTACTGACACCGGATTCTTCAAGATTCTGGCCCGTAGACAGCTATGCGCCCGGCTCTTCTCCCCAGAGTTTTGACAAACAGATTGTTCGGGATTATCTCGAAACACTGGATTGGAACAAACAGCCCCCAGGTCCCCGGCTTCCGGAAGAAATTATTCTTAAAACAGCAAATAAATACGAAGAAGTTCTGCAACTTCTGACCGATATTAAAAAGTAG
- a CDS encoding metallophosphoesterase family protein, with product MSNRQKEGIRVGVLSDTHMQTADDTLFSLRHGVFSDVSMILHAGDMIHLSVLNAFYDVDVFAVCGNCDGPDVREQHPVSRIVTIGPVRVGLIHGWGERSGVMMRAKNAFEGVDAVVFGHTHVPECHNFDGVLMFNPGSYTDNRKGPWPHTVGILTIFSNGDISGEIVPVSL from the coding sequence ATGAGCAACAGACAAAAAGAGGGCATCCGGGTAGGGGTTTTGTCTGATACCCATATGCAGACAGCGGATGATACATTGTTCTCCCTCAGACATGGTGTGTTTTCAGATGTTTCCATGATCCTCCATGCAGGAGATATGATTCATCTCTCTGTCCTGAATGCTTTTTATGATGTGGATGTTTTTGCTGTATGCGGTAATTGTGATGGTCCGGATGTCAGGGAACAGCACCCTGTTTCCCGGATTGTGACCATAGGGCCTGTACGTGTAGGGCTTATCCACGGCTGGGGTGAGCGAAGTGGTGTGATGATGCGGGCAAAAAATGCCTTTGAAGGGGTGGATGCTGTTGTTTTCGGTCACACCCATGTTCCGGAGTGCCACAATTTTGATGGTGTTCTGATGTTCAACCCCGGCAGTTATACAGATAACCGGAAAGGCCCGTGGCCCCATACTGTGGGGATATTGACAATTTTTTCCAATGGGGATATCAGCGGAGAAATAGTGCCTGTTTCTTTATAG
- a CDS encoding PilZ domain-containing protein translates to MIQTKNPAEKRRFPFRPETCNLIHFTVLGEDGLIAIQGMGKTLNISLGGVLLEIHRPVPEGKRVQVSMGIEDDVLDLDAVVAHVRPSGNNTLYAGLSFLPMTGPKAKLLSLFIERFESE, encoded by the coding sequence ATGATACAGACGAAGAACCCTGCTGAAAAAAGACGATTTCCCTTTCGTCCTGAGACCTGTAACCTGATTCATTTTACCGTTCTGGGGGAAGATGGCTTAATTGCCATACAGGGAATGGGAAAAACTCTGAACATAAGCCTCGGAGGCGTGCTTCTTGAAATTCACAGGCCTGTTCCTGAAGGAAAAAGGGTGCAGGTATCCATGGGTATTGAAGATGATGTGCTGGATCTGGACGCTGTTGTGGCCCATGTCCGTCCTTCGGGAAATAACACCCTTTATGCAGGACTTTCTTTTTTGCCCATGACAGGTCCCAAGGCAAAACTTCTTTCCCTTTTCATTGAACGATTTGAATCCGAATAG
- a CDS encoding DUF4388 domain-containing protein, producing the protein MDIAEVLSGRLSFVGLAELLQFLGGAAATGNVRIFAENGAEGTISMKNGEILDAKLEERTGEDAFHELFTWQEGRFLFIPGEGSGPRRIHRNLTGLLLDALRQMDELRADQREKGPALLREPCLKGPAIEYSDVVDEEFHKDGSIVVRQGRFGSWLWVILEGQVRLHKEVGGRSIPLFCLGKGAYIGSAASFVMMNRPRSASVEVVGEALLGVLDAQRLAREFTTFSTSLQEVVLGVDRQLTKLGETLALLRASAGLPAKAPASYKIITVPEEHLSATFFSASGGRILLAWQNEEEFLELASFPDGSVFAHPMQEKPSDDRGLIFLGENESSLEPLNNGEAGMLWDRLSPTFRKMLGFSLSSIQTTLALIQEAIDVKGRKNDTDEEPC; encoded by the coding sequence ATGGATATAGCCGAGGTTCTTTCGGGGAGATTATCCTTTGTGGGTCTTGCAGAACTGCTTCAGTTTCTTGGGGGAGCTGCAGCGACTGGAAATGTACGTATTTTTGCGGAAAATGGTGCAGAAGGTACCATTTCCATGAAAAATGGAGAGATTCTTGATGCAAAGCTGGAAGAAAGAACCGGGGAAGATGCTTTCCATGAGCTTTTTACATGGCAGGAAGGGCGCTTTCTTTTTATTCCTGGAGAAGGAAGCGGTCCCCGCAGGATTCACAGGAATTTGACAGGGCTTCTTCTGGATGCTTTGCGGCAGATGGATGAACTTCGTGCAGACCAGAGAGAAAAAGGTCCTGCGCTGCTCAGGGAACCCTGCCTGAAAGGACCCGCCATTGAGTACAGCGATGTGGTGGATGAAGAGTTTCACAAAGATGGTAGCATTGTGGTGCGACAGGGTCGTTTTGGATCATGGTTGTGGGTGATTCTGGAAGGGCAGGTACGTTTGCATAAGGAGGTTGGGGGACGCAGTATTCCCCTTTTCTGTCTTGGCAAAGGGGCTTATATCGGAAGTGCGGCAAGTTTTGTCATGATGAATCGTCCCCGAAGTGCTTCCGTTGAGGTTGTGGGTGAAGCTCTGCTGGGTGTGCTGGATGCTCAGCGGCTGGCAAGGGAGTTTACGACTTTTTCCACCTCTCTTCAGGAAGTTGTTCTGGGGGTGGACAGGCAACTGACAAAGCTTGGGGAAACCCTTGCCCTTCTCAGGGCATCTGCTGGACTGCCTGCAAAAGCTCCTGCATCATACAAAATAATCACTGTTCCGGAAGAGCATCTTTCAGCCACTTTTTTTTCAGCAAGTGGTGGCAGAATTCTGCTTGCATGGCAAAATGAGGAAGAATTTCTGGAGCTGGCATCCTTTCCTGACGGAAGTGTTTTTGCCCATCCCATGCAGGAAAAACCTTCCGATGACAGAGGATTGATTTTTCTGGGGGAAAATGAAAGCAGTCTGGAACCTCTGAATAATGGAGAGGCGGGTATGCTCTGGGACAGACTTTCACCTACTTTCCGGAAAATGCTTGGTTTTTCCCTAAGCTCCATACAGACAACACTGGCACTGATCCAGGAAGCCATAGACGTTAAGGGGAGAAAAAATGATACAGACGAAGAACCCTGCTGA